One genomic region from Sphingomicrobium aestuariivivum encodes:
- a CDS encoding DUF4126 domain-containing protein, with product MDAVELIALAASTSLLAGWRLYLVTFITGLGMKFGWVPLPEELEGLQVLSNNWVLAIAAGGTFAEFFADKIAWVDSAWDSIHSLLRPLGGALLSLAIIDAGDPAFQVGAFLLGGGAAFAAHAGKASARAAVNMSPEPVSNVVVSAGEDIATGSLLALAILNPVAALVIALMLVGFTLWLILAARRAIARFFTREPKASP from the coding sequence ATGGACGCTGTCGAACTCATCGCGCTCGCCGCCTCGACAAGCCTGCTCGCGGGCTGGCGGCTCTATCTCGTCACCTTCATCACCGGCCTCGGAATGAAGTTCGGCTGGGTACCCCTGCCCGAGGAGCTCGAAGGGCTGCAGGTCCTCTCCAACAATTGGGTGCTCGCCATCGCGGCGGGCGGCACCTTCGCAGAATTCTTCGCCGACAAGATCGCCTGGGTCGACAGCGCCTGGGACTCGATCCACAGCCTCCTGCGCCCGCTCGGCGGCGCGCTTCTCAGCCTCGCCATCATCGATGCGGGCGATCCCGCCTTCCAGGTCGGTGCCTTCCTGCTGGGCGGCGGCGCCGCCTTTGCCGCCCATGCCGGCAAGGCCAGCGCGCGCGCGGCGGTCAACATGAGCCCCGAGCCCGTCTCCAACGTCGTGGTGTCCGCCGGCGAGGATATCGCCACCGGCTCGCTCCTCGCGCTGGCGATCCTCAACCCCGTCGCCGCGCTCGTCATCGCGCTCATGCTCGTGGGCTTCACCCTCTGGCTGATCCTCGCCGCCCGCCGCGCCATCGCGCGCTTCTTCACGCGTGAGCCCAAGGCCAGCCCCTGA
- a CDS encoding MFS transporter, with the protein MAVLASSLAFVNASLINVALPAMRADLDASPAQLQWMVNAFNLPVAALLLLGGTLGDHHGRRRLLVIGVALFFAGGFLSALLPQFATITAGRAIQGVGAALLLPNSLSLLNGAFAGEARGRAVGTWAAAGAIAGAVAPLAGGAIVDNLGWQLIFWVPLPLALAAIAVALMKVEEVVPDAGGHTDVKGAATATLGLGLIAYTLTSWSLDGVFDRAVILWGGAGLTILALFLWIEHRVGEKAMMPLGLFGARAVLALNLLTFLLYAALGGMLLLLPYLLIESAGYSPTRAGLAIMPFPLLIGLGSPLMGGLAERIGARLPLTIGPLVVAAGLLLGLRIEEGASYWTAVLPSLLTVSAGMAITVAPLTSTVMSAVENRFTGTASGLNNAVSRTGNLVAVALLGGILALSGAALFDGFHRALIVMSVTAAIAGGIASWGLAKRDAR; encoded by the coding sequence ATGGCGGTGCTCGCCTCGAGCCTCGCCTTCGTCAACGCCTCGCTCATCAACGTCGCCCTGCCCGCCATGCGCGCCGACCTCGATGCCAGCCCCGCGCAGCTCCAGTGGATGGTCAACGCCTTCAACCTGCCCGTCGCGGCGCTGCTCCTCCTCGGCGGCACGCTCGGCGACCATCACGGCCGCCGCCGCCTGCTCGTCATCGGGGTCGCGCTGTTCTTCGCCGGCGGGTTCCTGTCAGCCCTCCTGCCCCAATTCGCCACCATCACCGCAGGCCGCGCCATCCAGGGCGTCGGCGCTGCCTTGCTCCTGCCCAACAGCCTGTCGCTGTTGAACGGCGCCTTTGCGGGCGAAGCGCGCGGCCGCGCGGTCGGCACCTGGGCCGCCGCCGGAGCCATCGCGGGCGCGGTCGCACCGCTCGCGGGCGGCGCCATCGTCGACAATCTGGGCTGGCAGCTCATCTTCTGGGTGCCGCTGCCCCTCGCGCTCGCCGCCATCGCCGTCGCGCTCATGAAGGTCGAGGAGGTCGTCCCCGACGCGGGCGGTCATACCGATGTGAAGGGCGCCGCCACCGCCACCCTCGGCCTCGGCCTCATCGCCTATACGCTCACCAGCTGGTCCCTCGACGGCGTCTTCGACCGCGCCGTCATCCTGTGGGGCGGCGCGGGACTCACCATTCTCGCGCTCTTCCTCTGGATCGAGCATCGCGTCGGCGAGAAGGCCATGATGCCATTGGGCCTGTTCGGCGCACGTGCGGTGCTGGCCTTGAACCTCCTCACCTTCCTGCTTTACGCAGCGCTCGGCGGCATGCTCCTGCTGCTTCCCTACCTCTTGATCGAAAGCGCGGGCTACAGCCCGACCCGCGCAGGTCTCGCGATCATGCCCTTCCCGCTCCTGATCGGCCTCGGCAGCCCGCTCATGGGCGGCCTTGCCGAGCGCATCGGCGCGCGCCTCCCGCTCACCATCGGGCCGCTCGTGGTCGCCGCAGGTTTGCTCCTCGGCCTGCGCATCGAGGAAGGCGCCAGCTATTGGACCGCCGTGCTTCCCAGCCTGCTCACCGTGTCGGCGGGCATGGCGATAACCGTCGCGCCCCTCACCTCCACCGTCATGAGCGCGGTGGAAAACCGCTTCACCGGCACTGCCTCGGGCCTCAACAATGCGGTCAGCCGCACCGGCAACCTCGTCGCCGTCGCGCTGTTGGGCGGGATCCTCGCCCTCTCGGGCGCCGCCCTGTTCGACGGCTTCCACCGCGCCTTGATCGTCATGTCTGTCACCGCCGCCATCGCGGGCGGCATCGCCTCTTGGGGCCTCGCGAAACGCGACGCGCGATAG
- the msrB gene encoding peptide-methionine (R)-S-oxide reductase MsrB, which yields MPAAPITRRLFLGTAAAGCAGAAYALAAGGARVDRSGFPVSKSEAAWRRQLGPERFRILRKAGTERAFSSPLNAEKRRGTYHCAGCNQPLFASSAKYDSGTGWPAFKAPIARGRIGYARDTSLGMIRTEEHCARCGGHLGHVFDDGPPPLGKRHCINGLALRFRPA from the coding sequence ATGCCCGCCGCCCCGATCACCCGCCGCCTGTTCCTCGGCACCGCCGCCGCGGGATGCGCAGGCGCGGCCTACGCGCTGGCAGCGGGCGGCGCGCGCGTCGACCGGTCCGGCTTCCCCGTGTCGAAGAGCGAGGCCGCATGGCGCCGACAGCTCGGCCCCGAGCGCTTCCGCATCCTGCGCAAGGCGGGCACCGAACGCGCTTTCTCGAGCCCCCTCAACGCCGAAAAGCGCCGCGGCACCTATCATTGCGCGGGCTGCAACCAGCCCCTCTTCGCGAGCAGCGCCAAATATGACAGCGGCACCGGCTGGCCTGCCTTCAAGGCGCCCATCGCCAGGGGCCGCATCGGCTATGCGAGAGACACCTCCTTGGGCATGATCCGCACCGAGGAGCATTGTGCCCGCTGCGGCGGCCATCTCGGCCATGTCTTCGACGACGGCCCGCCGCCGCTCGGCAAGCGTCACTGCATCAACGGCCTCGCGCTCCGCTTCCGGCCCGCCTGA
- a CDS encoding cytochrome c biogenesis protein DipZ — protein MLILLLAYLGGVLTILSPCILPVLPFVFARADKPFLTNGLPMLLGMAATFAAVATLTAVAGEAAGTANSIGRWIALGVMSLFALMLLFPRLADPVTRPLVRMGEKLSARHEGRAGLFSSLALGVATGLLWAPCAGPILGLILTGAALSGASGETALLLFAYAAGAATSLALALLVGGRVFAAMKRGLGAGETIKKALGLLILLGVGAIALGLDTRLLANLSSGPTNSLENRLARILGMDAPELTTSLAGPLPDEGAFPGLPGPTGWINSPPLTAADLEGKVVLIDFWTYSCINCIRAVPYVRSWHERYAGDGLVVIGVHTPEFAFERKRANVEKAVRDARITYPVALDNRWSIWRAFDNRYWPAHYLIDARGRLRYHHFGEGSYDKTEAAIRMLLAEAGKPVGAAADGPDFAAQEMQAARTAGRTPETYVGWKRMANNANEGIDRNASARYRFPDPLAPDQWGFGGTWTVEPRRAVTRADNADIVMNFAARDLNLVLGSDDGQPRRFRLLLDGKAPGKDAGVDVDAGGYGTITDERLYQLVRQEDGTARRRIEIRFLDAGTAAYAFTFG, from the coding sequence ATGCTCATCCTCCTCCTCGCCTATCTCGGCGGGGTGCTGACCATCCTCAGCCCCTGCATCCTGCCCGTCCTCCCCTTCGTCTTCGCGCGCGCCGACAAGCCCTTCCTCACGAACGGCCTGCCCATGCTCCTCGGCATGGCGGCGACCTTCGCAGCTGTCGCCACCCTCACCGCCGTGGCGGGCGAGGCGGCGGGCACCGCCAACAGCATCGGCCGCTGGATCGCGCTTGGAGTCATGAGCCTGTTCGCGCTCATGCTCCTCTTCCCCCGCCTCGCCGATCCCGTGACGCGCCCGCTGGTGCGCATGGGCGAAAAGCTCTCCGCCCGCCACGAAGGCCGCGCCGGCCTCTTCTCGAGCCTCGCCCTCGGCGTCGCCACCGGCCTCCTCTGGGCGCCCTGCGCAGGCCCCATCCTCGGGCTCATCCTGACCGGCGCCGCCCTCTCGGGCGCGAGCGGCGAGACCGCGCTCCTTCTCTTCGCTTATGCCGCCGGCGCTGCCACCAGCCTTGCCCTCGCCCTGCTTGTCGGCGGCCGTGTCTTCGCCGCCATGAAGCGCGGCCTCGGCGCGGGCGAGACCATCAAGAAAGCACTCGGCCTCCTCATCCTCCTCGGGGTCGGTGCCATCGCGCTGGGCCTCGACACCCGCCTCCTCGCCAACCTGTCATCGGGCCCGACCAACAGCCTCGAGAACCGCCTCGCCCGCATCCTCGGGATGGACGCGCCCGAGCTCACCACCTCGCTCGCAGGGCCGCTCCCCGACGAAGGCGCCTTCCCCGGCCTTCCCGGCCCCACCGGCTGGATCAATTCGCCGCCGCTCACCGCCGCCGACCTGGAGGGCAAGGTCGTGCTGATCGATTTCTGGACCTACAGCTGCATCAACTGCATCCGCGCCGTCCCCTATGTCCGCAGCTGGCACGAGCGCTACGCCGGCGACGGCCTCGTCGTGATCGGCGTCCACACCCCCGAATTCGCCTTCGAGCGCAAGCGCGCCAATGTCGAAAAGGCCGTGCGCGACGCGCGCATCACCTATCCGGTCGCGCTCGACAACCGCTGGTCGATCTGGCGCGCCTTCGACAACCGCTACTGGCCCGCCCATTACCTGATCGATGCCAGGGGGCGCCTGCGCTACCATCACTTCGGCGAGGGCAGCTACGACAAGACCGAAGCCGCCATCCGCATGCTCCTCGCCGAAGCCGGCAAGCCGGTCGGTGCCGCAGCCGACGGCCCCGATTTCGCCGCACAGGAGATGCAGGCCGCGCGCACCGCGGGTCGTACCCCCGAGACCTATGTCGGCTGGAAACGCATGGCCAATAACGCCAATGAGGGCATCGATCGCAATGCGAGCGCGCGCTACCGCTTCCCCGACCCGCTCGCACCCGACCAATGGGGTTTCGGCGGCACCTGGACGGTCGAGCCGCGCCGCGCCGTCACCCGCGCCGACAATGCCGACATCGTCATGAATTTCGCCGCACGCGACCTCAATCTCGTCCTCGGCAGCGACGACGGCCAACCCCGCCGCTTCCGCCTGCTCCTCGACGGCAAGGCACCGGGCAAGGATGCAGGCGTGGACGTGGATGCGGGCGGCTATGGCACGATCACCGACGAGCGCCTCTACCAGCTCGTCCGCCAAGAGGACGGCACCGCCCGCCGCAGGATCGAGATCCGCTTCCTCGACGCCGGCACCGCCGCCTACGCCTTCACCTTCGGCTAG
- a CDS encoding polyhydroxyalkanoate depolymerase, protein MLYDAYEVQRTLMAGASKLAGLSAGWLSNPSNPFGYGQMGPMMAAGLDVFAHAAAPRGKPDFGFTEVVVDGKSVPVDEDVLVRKPFGNLLHFHKKGIEGQEPLMIVAPMSGHFATLLRGTVERMLPGHETYVTDWADAKLVPLADGHFDLDSYIDYLIEFAQAIHEETGKRPHLLAVCQPSVPAFAATAIMNRDKMEATPKSLTMMGGPIDTRECPTAVNTLATQRPHAWFQQNAIATVPYLYPGAGRKVYPGFLQLAGFMTMNLGDHMTSHWEMFKHLVVGDEESADKTREFYEEYRSVADMTAEFYLQTVDVVFQRHLLPEGEFTHKGELVDLGAIEETALLAIEGERDDISGIGQTKAALDLATGLAEEKKQYLLAKDVGHYGIFHGGKWRDKIAPVVEEFIQKHA, encoded by the coding sequence ATGCTTTACGACGCCTATGAGGTGCAGCGCACGCTGATGGCCGGCGCCAGCAAACTGGCGGGTCTCAGCGCCGGCTGGCTCAGCAACCCGTCCAATCCCTTCGGCTATGGCCAGATGGGGCCGATGATGGCCGCGGGGCTCGATGTCTTCGCCCATGCCGCCGCGCCGCGCGGCAAGCCCGACTTCGGTTTCACCGAGGTCGTGGTGGACGGAAAGAGCGTGCCGGTCGACGAGGATGTGCTGGTGCGCAAGCCCTTCGGCAACCTGCTCCACTTCCACAAGAAAGGGATCGAGGGGCAGGAGCCGCTCATGATCGTGGCACCCATGTCGGGGCATTTCGCCACGCTCCTGCGCGGCACGGTCGAGCGCATGCTGCCGGGGCATGAGACCTATGTCACCGACTGGGCGGACGCCAAGCTGGTACCGCTGGCCGACGGGCATTTCGACCTCGACAGCTATATCGATTACCTGATCGAATTCGCGCAGGCGATCCATGAGGAGACGGGCAAGCGCCCGCACCTTCTTGCCGTGTGCCAGCCCTCGGTGCCGGCCTTTGCCGCGACCGCGATCATGAACCGCGACAAGATGGAGGCGACGCCGAAATCGCTGACCATGATGGGCGGGCCGATCGACACGCGCGAATGCCCGACGGCGGTCAACACGCTGGCGACCCAACGCCCGCATGCCTGGTTCCAGCAGAATGCCATCGCCACCGTGCCCTATCTCTATCCGGGCGCGGGGCGGAAGGTGTATCCGGGCTTTCTCCAGCTCGCGGGCTTCATGACCATGAACCTTGGCGATCACATGACGAGCCATTGGGAGATGTTCAAACATCTCGTCGTGGGCGACGAGGAAAGCGCCGACAAGACGCGCGAATTCTACGAGGAATATCGCTCGGTCGCCGACATGACGGCCGAATTCTATCTCCAGACGGTCGACGTGGTGTTCCAGCGCCACCTGCTCCCCGAAGGCGAGTTCACCCACAAGGGCGAGCTGGTCGATCTCGGCGCGATCGAAGAGACCGCGCTGCTCGCCATCGAGGGCGAGCGCGACGATATCTCGGGCATCGGCCAGACCAAGGCGGCGCTCGATCTTGCCACCGGCCTTGCAGAGGAAAAGAAGCAGTATCTCCTCGCCAAGGACGTCGGCCATTACGGCATCTTCCACGGCGGCAAGTGGCGCGACAAGATCGCGCCGGTGGTCGAGGAGTTCATCCAGAAGCACGCCTGA
- a CDS encoding ABC transporter transmembrane domain-containing protein has translation MKAEPPPKKPISNLRMVWNIAMRYPWQILAASLALLVSAAATAGIPYALKLIIDRGFTSDGDIARWFQYLLLLVVIMAIATALRFYFVSWMGERVVADIRLAVHRNLMRLSPSFFEENRPAEITSRITVDTAIIEQTVGVTISVALRNLVLGVACAGIIIALSPKLAGLLLLAIPLILVPIIFLGRKVRAISKTSQDRLADVGTVSSEVFSAMKIVLAFGQQHREAERFSGVTEEVFTVARRRIFLRAVLTGIAITLFFAAITLTIWQGALDVRAGTMTGGTILAFVLYGGLLAGAFGALSEVYGQLLRAAGASERLNELMQVEPTITAPANPAPLPSPARGRLTFEDVTFRYPTRPDDVALDSIAIDIKPDELVALVGPSGAGKTTIFQLAQRFYDPDAGRVLFDDVDIATVDPEALRQRIAMVPQEVMIFAASARDNLRYGHWDASDEEIWEAARAAHADDFLRALPQGLDTYLGEGGARLSGGQRQRLAIARALLRKDAPLLLLDEATSALDAESEARVQSALDALMGTRTTIVIAHRLATVRAADRILVMDQGRIVEEGTHDALIARGGLYARLAKLQFDSVAAA, from the coding sequence ATGAAAGCCGAACCGCCGCCCAAGAAGCCGATCTCGAACCTGCGCATGGTCTGGAACATCGCCATGCGCTACCCGTGGCAGATCCTCGCCGCGAGCCTCGCGCTCCTCGTCTCGGCGGCAGCCACCGCGGGCATCCCCTATGCCCTCAAGCTCATCATCGACCGCGGCTTCACCTCCGACGGCGACATCGCGCGCTGGTTCCAATATCTCCTGCTGCTCGTCGTCATCATGGCGATCGCCACCGCGCTACGCTTCTATTTCGTCAGCTGGATGGGCGAGCGCGTCGTCGCCGACATCCGCCTTGCCGTGCACCGCAACCTGATGCGCCTGTCGCCGTCTTTCTTCGAGGAAAACCGCCCCGCCGAGATCACCAGCCGTATCACGGTGGATACCGCGATCATCGAGCAGACCGTCGGCGTCACCATCTCGGTCGCGCTTCGCAACCTCGTTCTCGGCGTGGCCTGCGCGGGCATCATCATCGCGCTCAGCCCCAAGCTCGCAGGGCTGCTGCTCCTCGCCATCCCGCTGATCCTCGTGCCGATCATCTTCCTCGGGCGGAAAGTGCGCGCGATCTCCAAGACCAGCCAGGACCGGCTCGCCGACGTCGGCACCGTCTCCTCAGAGGTCTTCTCGGCGATGAAGATCGTCCTCGCCTTCGGCCAGCAGCACCGCGAGGCCGAGCGCTTCTCGGGCGTCACCGAAGAGGTGTTCACCGTCGCGCGCCGCCGCATCTTCCTGCGCGCGGTCCTCACCGGCATCGCCATCACCCTCTTCTTCGCCGCCATCACCCTGACCATCTGGCAGGGCGCATTGGACGTGCGCGCGGGCACCATGACCGGCGGCACCATCCTCGCCTTCGTCCTCTACGGCGGCCTCCTCGCCGGAGCCTTCGGCGCCCTGTCCGAAGTCTATGGCCAGCTCCTGCGCGCTGCCGGTGCTTCCGAACGCCTGAACGAGCTCATGCAGGTCGAGCCGACCATCACCGCGCCCGCCAATCCTGCGCCGCTGCCCAGCCCCGCTCGCGGCCGCCTCACCTTCGAGGACGTCACCTTCCGTTATCCCACGCGCCCCGACGATGTCGCGCTCGACAGCATTGCCATCGACATCAAGCCCGACGAACTGGTCGCGCTGGTCGGCCCCTCGGGCGCCGGCAAGACCACCATCTTCCAGCTCGCCCAGCGCTTCTACGATCCCGACGCCGGCCGCGTCCTGTTCGACGATGTCGACATCGCCACCGTCGACCCCGAGGCGCTGCGCCAACGCATCGCCATGGTGCCACAGGAAGTCATGATCTTCGCGGCCTCGGCCCGCGACAATTTGCGCTACGGCCATTGGGACGCCAGCGACGAGGAGATCTGGGAAGCCGCCCGCGCCGCCCATGCCGACGACTTCCTGCGCGCGCTGCCGCAAGGCCTCGACACCTATCTCGGCGAAGGCGGCGCGCGCCTCTCGGGCGGCCAGCGCCAGCGCCTCGCCATCGCCCGCGCACTCCTGCGCAAGGACGCCCCGCTCCTCCTCCTCGACGAGGCGACCAGTGCATTGGACGCCGAGAGCGAGGCGCGCGTCCAGTCGGCGCTCGATGCGCTGATGGGCACCCGTACCACCATCGTCATCGCCCACCGCCTCGCGACCGTGCGCGCCGCCGACCGCATCCTCGTCATGGACCAGGGCCGGATCGTCGAGGAAGGCACGCATGACGCGCTCATCGCGCGCGGCGGCCTCTATGCCCGCCTCGCCAAGCTCCAGTTCGACAGCGTGGCTGCCGCCTAG
- a CDS encoding metal-dependent hydrolase family protein codes for MKTTFAAAMLAASLLSSPALAADTILAGNLIADASEGAIGPATIVVDEGRIVSVTRGLDAPRHGTVHDWSDKTVMPGLIDLHVHLSGNPSGDYWQAATTPSEWNVILGVANAETTLRAGFTTVRDVGSRGNQSVHMLRRATANGVVPGPRIVSAGSSIAIIGGHGDVNGFRPEVNELLDDGYNCTGPVECAAKVRLASQNGADVIKITATGGVLSQQGRGLEAHFTDAEMKAIADTAHSLGLKVAAHAHGARGIEAAARAGIDTIEHATFADDDALEAMAENGTYFVPTLLAFRGVTEMMGEGAYTEVVNAKIREVMPQVGKPIATAIRMGVPIAYGTDAGVFAHGRNAEELGMLVSYGMSEEQALESITTVAARALGMEAEIGRIAVGMSADLIAFDGDPYEDVTVLEEVDAVMERGRVYAGHGAR; via the coding sequence ATGAAAACCACCTTCGCCGCCGCCATGCTCGCCGCCAGCCTGCTCTCGAGCCCCGCGCTGGCCGCCGACACCATCCTTGCTGGCAATCTCATCGCCGATGCGTCGGAAGGCGCGATCGGCCCGGCGACCATCGTGGTCGACGAGGGGCGGATCGTGTCGGTGACGCGCGGGCTCGATGCGCCGCGCCATGGCACGGTGCACGACTGGTCGGACAAGACGGTGATGCCGGGGCTGATCGACCTGCACGTCCATCTGAGCGGCAATCCGTCGGGGGATTATTGGCAGGCGGCGACGACGCCGAGCGAATGGAATGTCATCCTCGGGGTGGCCAATGCCGAGACGACGCTGCGCGCGGGGTTCACCACGGTGCGCGATGTCGGTTCGCGAGGAAACCAGAGCGTCCACATGCTGCGGCGTGCGACGGCGAACGGGGTGGTGCCGGGGCCGCGGATCGTCTCGGCGGGCAGCTCGATCGCGATCATCGGCGGACATGGCGACGTCAACGGCTTCCGTCCCGAGGTCAATGAGCTGCTCGATGATGGCTATAATTGCACGGGGCCGGTCGAATGCGCCGCCAAGGTGCGGCTCGCCAGCCAGAATGGTGCCGATGTCATCAAGATCACCGCAACGGGCGGGGTGCTCTCGCAGCAGGGGCGCGGGCTCGAGGCGCATTTCACCGATGCCGAGATGAAGGCGATCGCCGACACGGCGCACAGCCTGGGATTGAAGGTCGCCGCGCATGCGCATGGCGCGCGCGGGATCGAGGCGGCGGCGCGCGCTGGTATCGATACGATCGAACATGCCACCTTCGCCGATGACGATGCATTGGAAGCGATGGCCGAGAATGGCACCTATTTCGTGCCCACGCTGCTCGCTTTCCGCGGGGTCACCGAGATGATGGGCGAGGGCGCCTATACCGAGGTGGTCAACGCCAAGATCCGCGAAGTCATGCCGCAGGTCGGCAAGCCCATCGCCACCGCCATCCGCATGGGCGTGCCGATCGCTTATGGTACCGATGCGGGCGTGTTCGCGCACGGCCGCAACGCCGAGGAGCTGGGCATGCTGGTGAGCTATGGCATGAGCGAGGAGCAGGCATTGGAGAGCATCACGACGGTGGCGGCGCGCGCGCTGGGGATGGAGGCCGAGATCGGGCGCATCGCGGTGGGCATGAGCGCCGACCTCATCGCCTTCGACGGCGACCCCTATGAGGATGTCACCGTGCTCGAGGAAGTGGATGCGGTGATGGAGCGCGGGCGCGTCTACGCGGGCCACGGCGCGCGATAG
- a CDS encoding head GIN domain-containing protein: protein MLTNWLKAGMASAVVLGGTMLMFQPGSAKAAEMTTGVQSSVYNGGEMVIGSGNRVRQARPVSAAVRRIVIEDASDLDLKQGAPSLTVETDDNIIDMIKTRIEGDTLYVTSKGSYRTRIGVKAMLTLPSLDAATINGSGDIDVTGWQGEALDLEINGSGDIMLAGRVEKVDAQVHGSGDIDLRGARIGRLDVEVAGSGDIRTGAPREVKAAVYGSGDVHIDGNPRIIGATVTGTGDIHGAH, encoded by the coding sequence ATGCTGACGAATTGGTTGAAGGCCGGAATGGCCAGCGCGGTCGTGCTAGGCGGAACGATGCTCATGTTCCAGCCGGGTTCTGCGAAGGCGGCCGAAATGACGACGGGCGTCCAGTCCTCGGTCTATAATGGCGGCGAGATGGTCATCGGCTCGGGCAACCGCGTCCGCCAGGCGCGCCCCGTGAGCGCGGCGGTGCGCCGCATCGTCATCGAGGATGCGAGCGATCTCGACCTCAAGCAGGGTGCGCCCTCGCTGACGGTCGAGACGGACGACAATATCATCGACATGATCAAGACCCGCATCGAGGGCGACACGCTCTACGTGACCAGCAAGGGCAGCTATCGCACCCGTATCGGCGTGAAGGCGATGCTGACGCTGCCCTCGCTCGATGCGGCGACCATCAACGGGTCGGGCGACATCGACGTCACCGGCTGGCAGGGCGAGGCGCTCGACCTCGAGATCAACGGGTCGGGTGACATCATGCTCGCGGGCCGCGTCGAGAAGGTCGATGCGCAGGTGCATGGCTCGGGCGACATCGACCTGCGCGGTGCGCGCATCGGGCGGCTTGACGTCGAGGTGGCGGGCTCGGGCGATATCCGGACCGGCGCCCCGCGCGAGGTGAAGGCCGCGGTCTATGGCTCGGGCGACGTCCATATCGACGGCAACCCGCGCATCATCGGTGCCACGGTCACCGGCACGGGCGACATCCACGGCGCCCACTGA